A section of the Saccopteryx leptura isolate mSacLep1 chromosome 4, mSacLep1_pri_phased_curated, whole genome shotgun sequence genome encodes:
- the CCDC115 gene encoding coiled-coil domain-containing protein 115: MAAADVRAELDSLLLQLLGDLEELEAKHLALNARVEEGWFSLSKARYAMGAKAVGPLQYASRMEPQVCVYTNEAQNGLQQFRMGRAGAQAPEDVGPREAALRRRKGLSRMPEPESSAPRDPLNWFGILVPHSLRQAQVSFREGLQLAADMASLQVHIDWGRNQVRGLQKKLRQLELEAA, encoded by the exons ATGGCGGCAGCCGACGTGCGGGCGGAGCTGGACTCGCTGCTTCTGCAGCTGCTCGGGGACCTAGAGGAGCTGGAAGCGAAGCATTTGGCGCTGAACGCCcgggtggaggag GGTTGGTTCTCGCTCTCCAAGGCCCGCTACGCCATGGGCGCCAAGGCGGTGGGGCCGCTGCAGTATGCCTCGCGCATGGAACCCCAGGTCTGCGTCTACACCAA CGAGGCGCAGAACGGACTGCAGCAGTTCCGGATGGGGAGAGCCGGCGCCCAGGCCCCGGAGGACGTGGGGCCGCGTGAGGCAG CTCTGCGTAGGCGCAAAGGCCTCTCTAGGATGCCAGAGCCGGAGTCCTCAGCCCCCCGAGACCCTCTGAACTGGTTTGGAATCCTGGTTCCTCACAGCCTGCGGCAGGCCCAAGTCAGCTTCCGGGAGG gcctgcagctggctgcagacATGGCCAGTCTTCAGGTCCACATTGACTGGGGTCGAAACCAGGTCCGGGGGCTCCAGAAGAAACTCAGGCAGCTTGAGCTCGaggccgcctga
- the IMP4 gene encoding U3 small nucleolar ribonucleoprotein protein IMP4 isoform X2: MLRREARLRREYLYRKAREEAQRAAQEKKEKVRRALEENRLIPTELRREALALQGSLEFDDAGGEGVTSHVDDEYRWAGVEDPKVMITTSRDPSSRLKMFAKELKLVFPGAQRMNRGRHEVGALVRACKANGVTDLLVVHEHRGTPVGLIVSHLPFGPTAYFTLCNVVMRHDIPDLGTMSEAKPHLIIHGFSSRLGKRDDSHRVITFANQDDYISFRHHVYRKTNHRNVELTEVGPRFELKLYMIRLGTLEQEATADVEWRWHPYTNTARKRVFLSAS; this comes from the exons ATG CTGCGCCGGGAGGCCCGCCTCCGCCGCGAGTACTTGTACCGCAAGGCCCGCGAAGAGGCGCAGCGCGCGGcccaggagaagaaggagaaggtacGGCGCGCGCTTGAAG AGAACCGCCTGATCCCCACCGAGTTACGCAGGGAGGCACTGGCCTTACAGGGTTCTTTGGAGTTTGATGATGCTGGTGGTGAAG GTGTGACCAGCCACGTGGATGATGAATATCGGTGGGCAGGGGTTGAGGACCCCAAGGTCATGATCACTACTTCCCGAGACCCCAGTTCCCGCCTCAAGATGTTTGCCAAG gaGCTGAAGTTGGTTTTTCCTGGTGCCCAGCGCATGAACCGTGGCCGACATGAGGTAGGGGCACTGGTGCGAGCCTGCAAAGCCAATGGAGTCACCGACCTGCTGGTTGTCCACGAGCATCGAGGCACGCCTG TGGGTCTCATTGTCAGCCACCTGCCCTTCGGTCCCACTGCCTACTTCACACTGTGTAACGTGGTCATGCGGCACGACATCCCCGACCTAGGTACCATGTCAGAGGCCAAACCTCACCTCATCATTCATGGATTTTCTTCCCGCCTAGGCAAGCGG GATGACAGTCACCGGGTCATCACCTTTGCCAACCAGGATGACTACATTTCCTTCCG GCACCATGTGTACAGGAAGACCAACCACCGCAACGTGGAACTGACCGAGGTCGGGCCTCGCTTTGAGCTGAAGT TGTACATGATTCGCCTTGGCACATTGGAACAGGAGGCCACGGCAGACGTAGAGTGGCGCTGGCACCCCTATACCAACACTGCACGCAAGAGGGTCTTTCTGAGTGCTTCCTGA
- the IMP4 gene encoding U3 small nucleolar ribonucleoprotein protein IMP4 isoform X1: MLRREARLRREYLYRKAREEAQRAAQEKKEKVRRALEENRLIPTELRREALALQGSLEFDDAGGEGVTSHVDDEYRWAGVEDPKVMITTSRDPSSRLKMFAKELKLVFPGAQRMNRGRHEVGALVRACKANGVTDLLVVHEHRGTPVGLIVSHLPFGPTAYFTLCNVVMRHDIPDLGTMSEAKPHLIIHGFSSRLGKRVSDILRYLFPVPKDDSHRVITFANQDDYISFRHHVYRKTNHRNVELTEVGPRFELKLYMIRLGTLEQEATADVEWRWHPYTNTARKRVFLSAS, translated from the exons ATG CTGCGCCGGGAGGCCCGCCTCCGCCGCGAGTACTTGTACCGCAAGGCCCGCGAAGAGGCGCAGCGCGCGGcccaggagaagaaggagaaggtacGGCGCGCGCTTGAAG AGAACCGCCTGATCCCCACCGAGTTACGCAGGGAGGCACTGGCCTTACAGGGTTCTTTGGAGTTTGATGATGCTGGTGGTGAAG GTGTGACCAGCCACGTGGATGATGAATATCGGTGGGCAGGGGTTGAGGACCCCAAGGTCATGATCACTACTTCCCGAGACCCCAGTTCCCGCCTCAAGATGTTTGCCAAG gaGCTGAAGTTGGTTTTTCCTGGTGCCCAGCGCATGAACCGTGGCCGACATGAGGTAGGGGCACTGGTGCGAGCCTGCAAAGCCAATGGAGTCACCGACCTGCTGGTTGTCCACGAGCATCGAGGCACGCCTG TGGGTCTCATTGTCAGCCACCTGCCCTTCGGTCCCACTGCCTACTTCACACTGTGTAACGTGGTCATGCGGCACGACATCCCCGACCTAGGTACCATGTCAGAGGCCAAACCTCACCTCATCATTCATGGATTTTCTTCCCGCCTAGGCAAGCGG GTCTCTGACATACTTCGTTACCTGTTCCCTGTGCCCAAGGATGACAGTCACCGGGTCATCACCTTTGCCAACCAGGATGACTACATTTCCTTCCG GCACCATGTGTACAGGAAGACCAACCACCGCAACGTGGAACTGACCGAGGTCGGGCCTCGCTTTGAGCTGAAGT TGTACATGATTCGCCTTGGCACATTGGAACAGGAGGCCACGGCAGACGTAGAGTGGCGCTGGCACCCCTATACCAACACTGCACGCAAGAGGGTCTTTCTGAGTGCTTCCTGA
- the IMP4 gene encoding U3 small nucleolar ribonucleoprotein protein IMP4 isoform X3, which translates to MLRREARLRREYLYRKAREEAQRAAQEKKEKVRRALEENRLIPTELRREALALQGSLEFDDAGGEGVTSHVDDEYRWAGVEDPKVMITTSRDPSSRLKMFAKELKLVFPGAQRMNRGRHEVGALVRACKANGVTDLLVVHEHRGTPGTMSEAKPHLIIHGFSSRLGKRVSDILRYLFPVPKDDSHRVITFANQDDYISFRHHVYRKTNHRNVELTEVGPRFELKLYMIRLGTLEQEATADVEWRWHPYTNTARKRVFLSAS; encoded by the exons ATG CTGCGCCGGGAGGCCCGCCTCCGCCGCGAGTACTTGTACCGCAAGGCCCGCGAAGAGGCGCAGCGCGCGGcccaggagaagaaggagaaggtacGGCGCGCGCTTGAAG AGAACCGCCTGATCCCCACCGAGTTACGCAGGGAGGCACTGGCCTTACAGGGTTCTTTGGAGTTTGATGATGCTGGTGGTGAAG GTGTGACCAGCCACGTGGATGATGAATATCGGTGGGCAGGGGTTGAGGACCCCAAGGTCATGATCACTACTTCCCGAGACCCCAGTTCCCGCCTCAAGATGTTTGCCAAG gaGCTGAAGTTGGTTTTTCCTGGTGCCCAGCGCATGAACCGTGGCCGACATGAGGTAGGGGCACTGGTGCGAGCCTGCAAAGCCAATGGAGTCACCGACCTGCTGGTTGTCCACGAGCATCGAGGCACGCCTG GTACCATGTCAGAGGCCAAACCTCACCTCATCATTCATGGATTTTCTTCCCGCCTAGGCAAGCGG GTCTCTGACATACTTCGTTACCTGTTCCCTGTGCCCAAGGATGACAGTCACCGGGTCATCACCTTTGCCAACCAGGATGACTACATTTCCTTCCG GCACCATGTGTACAGGAAGACCAACCACCGCAACGTGGAACTGACCGAGGTCGGGCCTCGCTTTGAGCTGAAGT TGTACATGATTCGCCTTGGCACATTGGAACAGGAGGCCACGGCAGACGTAGAGTGGCGCTGGCACCCCTATACCAACACTGCACGCAAGAGGGTCTTTCTGAGTGCTTCCTGA
- the IMP4 gene encoding U3 small nucleolar ribonucleoprotein protein IMP4 isoform X4, with protein sequence MLRREARLRREYLYRKAREEAQRAAQEKKEKVRRALEENRLIPTELRREALALQGSLEFDDAGGEGVTSHVDDEYRWAGVEDPKVMITTSRDPSSRLKMFAKELKLVFPGAQRMNRGRHEVGALVRACKANGVTDLLVVHEHRGTPGTMSEAKPHLIIHGFSSRLGKRDDSHRVITFANQDDYISFRHHVYRKTNHRNVELTEVGPRFELKLYMIRLGTLEQEATADVEWRWHPYTNTARKRVFLSAS encoded by the exons ATG CTGCGCCGGGAGGCCCGCCTCCGCCGCGAGTACTTGTACCGCAAGGCCCGCGAAGAGGCGCAGCGCGCGGcccaggagaagaaggagaaggtacGGCGCGCGCTTGAAG AGAACCGCCTGATCCCCACCGAGTTACGCAGGGAGGCACTGGCCTTACAGGGTTCTTTGGAGTTTGATGATGCTGGTGGTGAAG GTGTGACCAGCCACGTGGATGATGAATATCGGTGGGCAGGGGTTGAGGACCCCAAGGTCATGATCACTACTTCCCGAGACCCCAGTTCCCGCCTCAAGATGTTTGCCAAG gaGCTGAAGTTGGTTTTTCCTGGTGCCCAGCGCATGAACCGTGGCCGACATGAGGTAGGGGCACTGGTGCGAGCCTGCAAAGCCAATGGAGTCACCGACCTGCTGGTTGTCCACGAGCATCGAGGCACGCCTG GTACCATGTCAGAGGCCAAACCTCACCTCATCATTCATGGATTTTCTTCCCGCCTAGGCAAGCGG GATGACAGTCACCGGGTCATCACCTTTGCCAACCAGGATGACTACATTTCCTTCCG GCACCATGTGTACAGGAAGACCAACCACCGCAACGTGGAACTGACCGAGGTCGGGCCTCGCTTTGAGCTGAAGT TGTACATGATTCGCCTTGGCACATTGGAACAGGAGGCCACGGCAGACGTAGAGTGGCGCTGGCACCCCTATACCAACACTGCACGCAAGAGGGTCTTTCTGAGTGCTTCCTGA